TCAAGGGCGGCGTCGCGGGTCGCGTGGGCGACGGCCAGTACCGTGGCGCGCCACTCGGAGTGCCGGCCGACCTCGGCGATCCGGGCATAGACGACGTCGACCATCAGATCGAGCAGTTCGGATCTGTTGGTCACGTAGTCGTAGAGCCGCATCGGGCCGACCCCCAGCTCTTTGCCGATCTTGCGAAGCGACAGTCCGTCGAGGCCGTGCACGTCGGCTAGCCGAATCGCCGTAGCGGCGATCTTCTCGCGGCTCAACGGCACCGGCGCCGCTCGCGGCTGGGGCTCGGGCCGTTCCCAAACGGGCATCGGCGCGCTACCGTACGGCGTATCCATGAATACAGCGTACGCTAAGGGGACGAAGATGAGAATCGCGATTGCCGGTGGCGGCCTTGGCGGGCTGACGCTGGCACGGATCCTGCATCGGCACGGCATCGATGCGGTGGTGTACGAGCGCGAGGCAAGCCGATCCGCGCGATCGCAAGGCGGCACGCTCGACCTGCACCCGGAGTCCGGGCAACGGGCCCTGGCCGAGGCGGGCCTCACCGGCCGGTTCCGGTCGGAGGCGCGGCCCGAGGGCGAGGAACATCGCATCGTCGACCCGACCGGACGGACCCTGGTACACCATGAGCCGCAACCTGGCTCATTCTCCGGACGTCCCGAGATTGACCGGAGCGTACTGCGTGATCTTCTGCTCGATTCGCTCCCCAGCGGCGCGGTTGCGTGGCGACACCGGCTTGTCGCAGCGACGCCACGACCTGACGGAGGCTGGGGACTCACGTTCGACGGCGGCCAAAAAATCGACTGCGACATCCTCATCGGTGCCGACGGCGCGCGCTCGGTCGTCCGGTCGCTGCTGACCGACGCGGAAACATCCTATGTGGCCACCTTTGCGGAGCTGAACATCTGCGACGTCGACCGGCGCCATCCCGATCTCGCCGAGCTGGTCGGCCCCGGGAACCTGTGGTGCGTCGGGGTGAATCAGATCCTGGCAGCGCAACGCATCGGCGATGGCAGCCTCCGCGTCGGGATCTCGCTGCGCGCAGAGGATCGCCCGATCGACACATATCGCAGCAAGCGTGCCCTGCTGGACATGTTCGGTGGCTGGCACCCACGCCTCACCGCACTCATCGAGGCCGGCGACAGCGCGCCGACGCCGCGCAGGATCGAAGCGATGCCCATTGGTACGCGCTGGTCCAGCCGGCCGGGTATCACCCTCATCGGCGACGCCGCGCACCTCATGCCGCCGGTCGGCGAGGGCGCCAACCAGGCCATGCTCGACGCCGCCGAACTCGCCAGCCGACTCGCCGCCAACCCCGCCGACCCGGCCTCGGCAATTCAGGCGTACGAGGAGGCGATGTTCAGCAGGATCCACCCGATCGCCGAAATGTCCGCACGAGTCCAGGCGATGATGCTGTCCCCCACCGCAGCGGAAGACATCATCCGCTTCTTCACGCCCCGGCCCGCCGAACCGGCACCCGCAGACTGAGAACGCGCTGCGCCTGGCCATCGCACGGGATGGTCCCGCTTGACCTTGACACAGTGACAAGCTCTTCACTCTGTCAGGGAGGTGGTCCCGATGACCATGCCGAACGAGGACACGGACGCGATGCGAGCTCTCCAGGGGCTGGCGAACAGCGGCTCGTCGGTGCGGCTGCGGGCAGCGCTGGCGGTCGGCACGAACCCTGACCCCCGGTTCATCGACAAGCTCATCGAACGATGCGCGATCGAGCCCGACTTTCACGTACGCGAGATGCTGACGTGGGCACTCATCCGACACTCGTCAGCAGTGACGGTCCCAAGACTCATGGACGAACTTCGCTCGGAGCGTGCGCAGGCACGAAGCCAGGCGTTGCACACGCTGTCCAAGATCGGGGATCGGCAGGCGTGGCCAGCGATAACACGGGCGCTGCTGACCGACGCCGACGACGAGGTGGCGCGGAGCGCCTGGCGAGCAGCGGTCGTACTCGTGCCCGAAGGTGAAGAGCCCGAGTTGACCGGAGTGCTGTCGACACAGCTCGGGCGCGGCAACCGTGAGACGCAGTTGAGCCTCAGCCGGGCGCTGATCGCGCTCGGTGAGGTGATCATGCCGACCCTGCGCGCCGCGATGACGGATCTCGACCCTCGCGTACGC
The nucleotide sequence above comes from Micromonospora sp. NBC_00389. Encoded proteins:
- a CDS encoding FAD-dependent oxidoreductase; translated protein: MRIAIAGGGLGGLTLARILHRHGIDAVVYEREASRSARSQGGTLDLHPESGQRALAEAGLTGRFRSEARPEGEEHRIVDPTGRTLVHHEPQPGSFSGRPEIDRSVLRDLLLDSLPSGAVAWRHRLVAATPRPDGGWGLTFDGGQKIDCDILIGADGARSVVRSLLTDAETSYVATFAELNICDVDRRHPDLAELVGPGNLWCVGVNQILAAQRIGDGSLRVGISLRAEDRPIDTYRSKRALLDMFGGWHPRLTALIEAGDSAPTPRRIEAMPIGTRWSSRPGITLIGDAAHLMPPVGEGANQAMLDAAELASRLAANPADPASAIQAYEEAMFSRIHPIAEMSARVQAMMLSPTAAEDIIRFFTPRPAEPAPAD
- a CDS encoding HEAT repeat domain-containing protein, encoding MPNEDTDAMRALQGLANSGSSVRLRAALAVGTNPDPRFIDKLIERCAIEPDFHVREMLTWALIRHSSAVTVPRLMDELRSERAQARSQALHTLSKIGDRQAWPAITRALLTDADDEVARSAWRAAVVLVPEGEEPELTGVLSTQLGRGNRETQLSLSRALIALGEVIMPTLRAAMTDLDPRVRAHAIATEGLLRDPDAGFEFAIEEAKRVVALGRAGQEG